The genomic segment TCTAATTAATATAAAACAATCAATAAAAAACCGCCGAAAATAAAATTGGCGGTTTTTAAATTTCTTTTTTTAGCAAATAGTAATTTAATTTTCAAGCATATTTTTACACTTAAAATTTTTTAATAAAAAATGAACCAATAAATAGGCTCACTTTTTTTTACTTAGTTATTATTTAGTTTCTTTTTTAGAAGATTCTTTTTCTTCTTTGGCATTAGCTTTTGCTTCTTTTACTTTAGCTAAAGCTTTAGCTTCTTCTTCGTTGTGTTTCTCAATTGATTTTTTAACTTCTTCGTATTTTTTAAATCCTTCAGGATCGTTGTATTTAATAATAGTTTTTACGAATCATTCGTCAGTTAGTCTAATTTGAATGGTTTCAAATTTGATGAATTGTTGAACGTTTTCAACAGGAAGTCCATAAGAGTCAGCAAGTTTTTGCACTTCTTTTTTATAATCATCTTCAGTAACGGCAAATTTTTCTTCTTTTGCAGTTGCACTAACAACAAAAACCTTTTTTAAATTAGGAATTGCTTGATCTTCAAAGTTTTTTAGCAATGTTTCCTTTGAAGTTTTGGTGAAATCTAAATATTCTCTTTCACTAATTTGTTGTTGCATTAGGTTATTAACAAAATTTTGATAGTAATCATGAACTTGATCTTCAATAACTGAAGTTGGAACTTCAAATTTTGAAGTAGCAACTAATTTTTCTTGAGCTAAGTTTTTAATTTCATTTTCTACGGTGTTAACTCTATTAATTAAAGCGTGTGCTTCAACAAATTTTTCAAAGTCAGCAACGGTTTTAAGTGAAGGGTGGATGTTTGCTGTTTTTACAAAATCATCATCCAATGCAGGGTAATCTGCTCTTTTGGTGTAATTGATTTTGACATGGAAAGTAACTTCTTTACCGGCCAAGTTTTTAGCGTGGTAGTTTTCTGGGAATTTTAGATGTAGATCTTTTTCTTCATCTTTTTTAAGACCTAACATTTGTTCTTCAAAACCGGGAATAAAAGTGCCTGAACCAACGTTTAAGGTGTATCCTTCTGCTTCGCCGCCATCGAATAGTTCGCCTTCAATGTAACCGGTAAAATCAAAATTAACTTCGTCGCCGTTTTTAATGCCGTCTTCAGCTTCTACCATGACTGCAAACTTACTTAGTAAGTCGTTTTTAACATGATTAATTTCGTCTTTAGTTGCTTTTAAGCTAGGTACTTTAATGCCTAATTTTTTGTAATCGCCCAACTTAATTTCTGGAAATATTGGATAGATTGCTACTAAAGTTGCTTTTTCTTCTTTCAACTCTTCAATATCTAAGCTTGCTCTACCAATAATTTCGTCAGTTGCTTCAACTTGGGTAGCCAATTTACCTCTAAATACTTGTTGTGCTACTGCTTTAATAGCTTTTTCTCATACTTCAAATACTGGAATATGTTTGTCAGCTTCACGAGCAGGTACTTTGCCTTTTCTAAAGCCTTTAATTTGCACATTTTTTCTTAGTTCAACTCTAGCCTTTTCTTTGGCATTTTCTCATTCATCGCCTTCAAGGGTGTAACTAATTTTAAGTTCTGATTTTTTATTATCAATGGTACGTGACATTGTTTTACTCCTTGTGTAAATCTTGTATTATTATATATTTTTTTTGCTTTTTAGTGTGTGCTTAATTATTTTGCAAAAACTGCATATAGTTTTAGTTCATTTTCATTTAAAGTCGTTTTATCTTTACTGCCCAGTAGAACTTCGGTAACATTAACGATTTGTTCATATTCATTTTGAGTTTTTTCTAGAAGAATATTGACTCAATTTTGAAATAAAAAAGCTGAAAATACTTGTGAAGCAATTTTATATTTAGCAATATCTTTCTCAAAGATCTCAAGTAACTCTTTTTCCATTTTCTTAATATTTTGATTTTCTAGAAATGAGCCTAGTTTTTTTGGATTAATTTTGTGCTCGTGCATTTGATAATCAAAGTCAATTTGAGCAAAATGTAGCAAATCATAAATTAACGTTTGAAAACCTGCACTATCAAAATCTTCTTTGTTAAAGAAATATTGAAATTCATAAGCATTTTCTTGTAGATCACTTCGTTTTTTAAGCTCTTGATAAGCAATCATAAAAAAGTAATCCATTTTTTTATTTTTAAGTAAATTAATTAACTCAAGCGTGCCTAGGTTTGTTTTGGTCATCAAATTATTGCGCTTAATTTGGTGCTCAAGCGAATTTCTTAGTGAAGTAAGAATTGTTTGTAGTTCTTTTTGAGGATATTTTTTTAAACTATCATCAATCAAATAAATTGCTTTTAGTGGATCTTGTTCGCTAATTTCATCAATTGGTTTAATAATTTGTTCAATTTCTTTTTCATTCATACAAAAAATTTTAATATAAATTTTAAT from the Metamycoplasma arthritidis genome contains:
- the tig gene encoding trigger factor, translated to MSRTIDNKKSELKISYTLEGDEWENAKEKARVELRKNVQIKGFRKGKVPAREADKHIPVFEVWEKAIKAVAQQVFRGKLATQVEATDEIIGRASLDIEELKEEKATLVAIYPIFPEIKLGDYKKLGIKVPSLKATKDEINHVKNDLLSKFAVMVEAEDGIKNGDEVNFDFTGYIEGELFDGGEAEGYTLNVGSGTFIPGFEEQMLGLKKDEEKDLHLKFPENYHAKNLAGKEVTFHVKINYTKRADYPALDDDFVKTANIHPSLKTVADFEKFVEAHALINRVNTVENEIKNLAQEKLVATSKFEVPTSVIEDQVHDYYQNFVNNLMQQQISEREYLDFTKTSKETLLKNFEDQAIPNLKKVFVVSATAKEEKFAVTEDDYKKEVQKLADSYGLPVENVQQFIKFETIQIRLTDEWFVKTIIKYNDPEGFKKYEEVKKSIEKHNEEEAKALAKVKEAKANAKEEKESSKKETK